A window of Saccopteryx leptura isolate mSacLep1 chromosome 5, mSacLep1_pri_phased_curated, whole genome shotgun sequence contains these coding sequences:
- the RIPOR3 gene encoding RIPOR family member 3 isoform X2: protein MSVRVRFLSSGDTGAVGVVGRSASFAGFSSAQSRRIAKSIQRNSVRSRIPAKSSKMYGTLRKGSVCPDSNTQQVKKVFEALKRGLKEHLCVQQAELDYLSGRHKDTHRNSRLAFYYDLDKQTRSVERHVRKMEFHISKVDELYEGYCIQCRLRDGASNMQRAFSRCPPSRASRESLQELGRSLQECTEDMWLIEGALEVHLGEFHVRMKGLVGYARLCPGDQYEVLMRMGRQRWRLKGRIESDDSQTWDEEEKAFIPTLHENFEIKVTELRGLSSLAVGTVTCDITDFFTTRPQVIVVDITELGTIKLQLEVLWNPFDTESFLVSPSPTVKFSMGSRKGSLYNWTPPSTPSFRERYYLSVLQQPAPRATSILSYLSDSDLQGPGLCSQSQELPEMDSFSSEDPRDTETSTSASTSDVGFLPLAMGPNASIEEEAQEEPPPLGLLPAMAHLAGGSFVERPGWRDLGVESPSLPQGSPLHNHTMLGSLKDQDRETGDGVDEPGVNPERSLQEVLDLLRSTDPSQPRLRELEYQVLSFRDRLKPRGGRREHRSAESLMECILESFAFLNADFAPHELSLFGDPPDPRNDRTLPPPPSLRESPRELTAGTPELDVLLTVHLQVCKALLQKLASPHLSRMVQESLLEEAAQQKQVLETLSMLDFEKASKATSIEEIIPQAAWRKGCLKLWRGCTEPGGVLACPAATLLNQLKKTFLHRVRGKYPGQLEIVCRRLLEQVTSCGGLLPPGASPSEQQTVTWFQFHSYLQRQSVSDLEKHFAQLTKEVTLVEELQCKGQAKTVRKLQGKRLGQLQPLPQTLRAWALLLLDATPRVCRAASASLASAAKNKSFREKAVLFYTNALTEDDAKLQQAACMALKHLRGIESIDQIAGLCQSDLEAVRAAAREATLSFGEKGRFAFEKMDKLCSDQREEALCQEADVEITIF from the exons GGAGCACCTGTGTGTCCAGCAGGCCGAGCTGGACTACCTGTCCGGACGCCACAAGGACACCCACAGGAATTCCAGACTG gcTTTCTATTACGACCTGGATAAG CAAACACGCTCTGTGGAAAGGCACGTCCGGAAGATGGAGTTTCACATCAGCAAG GTGGACGAACTCTATGAGGGCTACTGCATCCAGTGCCGCCTGCGAGATGGCGCCTCCAACATGCAGCGGGCCTTCTCCAGGTGCCCGCCCAGCCGTGCCTCCCGGGAGAGCCTGCAGGAGCTGGGCCGCAGCCTGCAGGAGTGCACCGAG GACATGTGGCTCATAGAGGGGGCCCTGGAGGTCCACCTGGGCGAGTTCCATGTCAGGATGAAAG GCTTGGTGGGCTATGCACGCCTCTGTCCAGGAGACCAATATGAG GTGCTCATGCGCATGGGCCGCCAGCGCTGGAGGCTGAAGGGCCGGATCGAGTCTGATGACAGCCAGACCTGGGATGAGGAGGAGAAGGCCTTCATCCCCACCCTGCACGAGAACTTCGAGATCAAG GTGACAGAGCTGCGTGGTCTGAGCTCGCTGGCGGTGGGCACAGTGACGTGCGACATCACCGACTTCTTCACGACCCGGCCGCAGGTCATCGTGGTGGATATCACAGAGCTGGGCACCATCAAGCTGCAGCTGGAGGTGCTGTGGAA CCCGTTTGATACCGAGAGCTTCTTGGTGTCACCCAGCCCCACAGTCAAGTTCTCTATGGGCAGCAGGAAGGGCTCCTTATACAACTGGACGCCCCCGAGCACCCCCAGCTTCCGGGAGAGGTACTACCTG TCTGTCCTGCAGCAGCCAGCTCCGAGGGCCACCTCCATCCTCAGCTACCTGTCCGACAGCGACcttcagggccctggcctgtgCAGCCAGAGTCAGGAGCTGCCTGAAATGGACTCCTTCAGCTCTGAGGATCCCAGAGACACTGAGACCAGCACATCAGCATCCACCTCGGACGTGGGCTTCCTGCCCTTGGCCATGGGCCCCAACGCCTCCATCGAAGAGGAAGCCCAGGAGGAACCCCCGCCCCTGGGCCTCCTGCCAGCGATGGCCCACCTGGCAGGAGGCTCATTTGTGGAGCGGCCTGGCTGGAGGGACTTGGGAGTAGAAAGCCCCAGCCTGCCACAGGGCTCCCCACTCCACAACCATACAATGCTGGGCAGCCTGAAGGACCAGGACAGAGAAACTGGGGATGGAGTGGATGAACCTGGGGTGAACCCTGAGAGGTCCCTGCAGGAGGTCCTGGACTTACTGCGGAGCAccgacccctcccagccccggcTCCGGGAGCTGGAGTACCAGGTCCTCAGCTTCAGGGACCGGCTGAAG CCCCGCGGAGGCCGCCGGGAGCACAGGTCTGCCGAGAGCCTGATGGAATGCATCCTGGAGAGCTTCGCCTTCCTCAATGCCGACTTCGCCCCCCACGAGCTGTCCCTCTTTGGGGACCCCCCGGACCCCCG AAATGACAGGACCCTGCCTCCGCCGCCATCACTGAGAGAGTCACCCAGGGAGCTCACAGCTGGCACCCCCGAGctggacgtgctgctcacggtcCACCTCCAAGTCTGCAAGGCTCTGCTGCAG AAACTGGCCTCTCCTCATCTGTCGAGGATGGTGCAGGAAAGCCTTCTGGAAGAGGCTGCGCAGCAAAAGCAGGTTCTGGAAACCCTGTCTATGCTTGATTTTGAGAAGGCCAGCAAGGCGACATCCATTGAAGAGA TCATTCCGCAGGCCGCATGGAGGAAGGGCTGCCTGAAGCTGTGGAGGGGGTGCACGGAGCCCGGCGGGGTCCTGGCCTGTCCTGCCGCGACGCTGCTGAACCAGCTCAAGAAAACCTTCCTGCACAGAGTCCGGGGGAAGTACCCGGGACAGCTGGAAATAG TGTGCCGCAGGCTCCTGGAGCAGGTGACCAGCTGTGGCGGGCTGCTCCCCCCTGGAGCCAGCCCCTCCGAGCAACAGACTGTCACCTGGTTCCAGTTTCACAGCTACCTGCAGAGGCAAAGTGTCTCAGACCTGGAGAAGCACTTCGCTCAGCTCACCAAGGAAG TAACCCTTGTCGAGGAGCTGCAGTGCAAGGGGCAGGCCAAGACGGTCAGGAAGCTGCAGGGGAAGCGGCTGGGCCAgctgcagcccctgccccagaCGCTCAGGGCCTGGGCGCTGCTCCTGCTGGACGCGACTCCGAGGGTGTGCAGGGCGGCCAGTGCTTCCCTGGCCAGCGCGGCCAAGAACAAGAGCTTTCGGGAGAAG GCTGTGCTTTTCTACACCAACGCCCTGACCGAGGATGATGCAAAACTCCAGCAAGCTGCATGCATGGCACTGAAACATCTCAGG GGCATTGAAAGCATTGATCAGATTGCCGGCCTGTGCCAATCTGACCTGGAGGCCGTGCGAGCGGCAGCCCGAGAAGCCACACTGTCATTTG GAGAGAAAGGTCGCTTCGCTTTTGAGAAGATGGACAAACTTTGCTCAGACCAAAGAGAAGAAGCCCTTTGCCAGGAGGCAGATGTTGAaatcacaatattttaa
- the RIPOR3 gene encoding RIPOR family member 3 isoform X1: MVTAMSVRVRFLSSGDTGAVGVVGRSASFAGFSSAQSRRIAKSIQRNSVRSRIPAKSSKMYGTLRKGSVCPDSNTQQVKKVFEALKRGLKEHLCVQQAELDYLSGRHKDTHRNSRLAFYYDLDKQTRSVERHVRKMEFHISKVDELYEGYCIQCRLRDGASNMQRAFSRCPPSRASRESLQELGRSLQECTEDMWLIEGALEVHLGEFHVRMKGLVGYARLCPGDQYEVLMRMGRQRWRLKGRIESDDSQTWDEEEKAFIPTLHENFEIKVTELRGLSSLAVGTVTCDITDFFTTRPQVIVVDITELGTIKLQLEVLWNPFDTESFLVSPSPTVKFSMGSRKGSLYNWTPPSTPSFRERYYLSVLQQPAPRATSILSYLSDSDLQGPGLCSQSQELPEMDSFSSEDPRDTETSTSASTSDVGFLPLAMGPNASIEEEAQEEPPPLGLLPAMAHLAGGSFVERPGWRDLGVESPSLPQGSPLHNHTMLGSLKDQDRETGDGVDEPGVNPERSLQEVLDLLRSTDPSQPRLRELEYQVLSFRDRLKPRGGRREHRSAESLMECILESFAFLNADFAPHELSLFGDPPDPRNDRTLPPPPSLRESPRELTAGTPELDVLLTVHLQVCKALLQKLASPHLSRMVQESLLEEAAQQKQVLETLSMLDFEKASKATSIEEIIPQAAWRKGCLKLWRGCTEPGGVLACPAATLLNQLKKTFLHRVRGKYPGQLEIVCRRLLEQVTSCGGLLPPGASPSEQQTVTWFQFHSYLQRQSVSDLEKHFAQLTKEVTLVEELQCKGQAKTVRKLQGKRLGQLQPLPQTLRAWALLLLDATPRVCRAASASLASAAKNKSFREKAVLFYTNALTEDDAKLQQAACMALKHLRGIESIDQIAGLCQSDLEAVRAAAREATLSFGEKGRFAFEKMDKLCSDQREEALCQEADVEITIF; the protein is encoded by the exons GGAGCACCTGTGTGTCCAGCAGGCCGAGCTGGACTACCTGTCCGGACGCCACAAGGACACCCACAGGAATTCCAGACTG gcTTTCTATTACGACCTGGATAAG CAAACACGCTCTGTGGAAAGGCACGTCCGGAAGATGGAGTTTCACATCAGCAAG GTGGACGAACTCTATGAGGGCTACTGCATCCAGTGCCGCCTGCGAGATGGCGCCTCCAACATGCAGCGGGCCTTCTCCAGGTGCCCGCCCAGCCGTGCCTCCCGGGAGAGCCTGCAGGAGCTGGGCCGCAGCCTGCAGGAGTGCACCGAG GACATGTGGCTCATAGAGGGGGCCCTGGAGGTCCACCTGGGCGAGTTCCATGTCAGGATGAAAG GCTTGGTGGGCTATGCACGCCTCTGTCCAGGAGACCAATATGAG GTGCTCATGCGCATGGGCCGCCAGCGCTGGAGGCTGAAGGGCCGGATCGAGTCTGATGACAGCCAGACCTGGGATGAGGAGGAGAAGGCCTTCATCCCCACCCTGCACGAGAACTTCGAGATCAAG GTGACAGAGCTGCGTGGTCTGAGCTCGCTGGCGGTGGGCACAGTGACGTGCGACATCACCGACTTCTTCACGACCCGGCCGCAGGTCATCGTGGTGGATATCACAGAGCTGGGCACCATCAAGCTGCAGCTGGAGGTGCTGTGGAA CCCGTTTGATACCGAGAGCTTCTTGGTGTCACCCAGCCCCACAGTCAAGTTCTCTATGGGCAGCAGGAAGGGCTCCTTATACAACTGGACGCCCCCGAGCACCCCCAGCTTCCGGGAGAGGTACTACCTG TCTGTCCTGCAGCAGCCAGCTCCGAGGGCCACCTCCATCCTCAGCTACCTGTCCGACAGCGACcttcagggccctggcctgtgCAGCCAGAGTCAGGAGCTGCCTGAAATGGACTCCTTCAGCTCTGAGGATCCCAGAGACACTGAGACCAGCACATCAGCATCCACCTCGGACGTGGGCTTCCTGCCCTTGGCCATGGGCCCCAACGCCTCCATCGAAGAGGAAGCCCAGGAGGAACCCCCGCCCCTGGGCCTCCTGCCAGCGATGGCCCACCTGGCAGGAGGCTCATTTGTGGAGCGGCCTGGCTGGAGGGACTTGGGAGTAGAAAGCCCCAGCCTGCCACAGGGCTCCCCACTCCACAACCATACAATGCTGGGCAGCCTGAAGGACCAGGACAGAGAAACTGGGGATGGAGTGGATGAACCTGGGGTGAACCCTGAGAGGTCCCTGCAGGAGGTCCTGGACTTACTGCGGAGCAccgacccctcccagccccggcTCCGGGAGCTGGAGTACCAGGTCCTCAGCTTCAGGGACCGGCTGAAG CCCCGCGGAGGCCGCCGGGAGCACAGGTCTGCCGAGAGCCTGATGGAATGCATCCTGGAGAGCTTCGCCTTCCTCAATGCCGACTTCGCCCCCCACGAGCTGTCCCTCTTTGGGGACCCCCCGGACCCCCG AAATGACAGGACCCTGCCTCCGCCGCCATCACTGAGAGAGTCACCCAGGGAGCTCACAGCTGGCACCCCCGAGctggacgtgctgctcacggtcCACCTCCAAGTCTGCAAGGCTCTGCTGCAG AAACTGGCCTCTCCTCATCTGTCGAGGATGGTGCAGGAAAGCCTTCTGGAAGAGGCTGCGCAGCAAAAGCAGGTTCTGGAAACCCTGTCTATGCTTGATTTTGAGAAGGCCAGCAAGGCGACATCCATTGAAGAGA TCATTCCGCAGGCCGCATGGAGGAAGGGCTGCCTGAAGCTGTGGAGGGGGTGCACGGAGCCCGGCGGGGTCCTGGCCTGTCCTGCCGCGACGCTGCTGAACCAGCTCAAGAAAACCTTCCTGCACAGAGTCCGGGGGAAGTACCCGGGACAGCTGGAAATAG TGTGCCGCAGGCTCCTGGAGCAGGTGACCAGCTGTGGCGGGCTGCTCCCCCCTGGAGCCAGCCCCTCCGAGCAACAGACTGTCACCTGGTTCCAGTTTCACAGCTACCTGCAGAGGCAAAGTGTCTCAGACCTGGAGAAGCACTTCGCTCAGCTCACCAAGGAAG TAACCCTTGTCGAGGAGCTGCAGTGCAAGGGGCAGGCCAAGACGGTCAGGAAGCTGCAGGGGAAGCGGCTGGGCCAgctgcagcccctgccccagaCGCTCAGGGCCTGGGCGCTGCTCCTGCTGGACGCGACTCCGAGGGTGTGCAGGGCGGCCAGTGCTTCCCTGGCCAGCGCGGCCAAGAACAAGAGCTTTCGGGAGAAG GCTGTGCTTTTCTACACCAACGCCCTGACCGAGGATGATGCAAAACTCCAGCAAGCTGCATGCATGGCACTGAAACATCTCAGG GGCATTGAAAGCATTGATCAGATTGCCGGCCTGTGCCAATCTGACCTGGAGGCCGTGCGAGCGGCAGCCCGAGAAGCCACACTGTCATTTG GAGAGAAAGGTCGCTTCGCTTTTGAGAAGATGGACAAACTTTGCTCAGACCAAAGAGAAGAAGCCCTTTGCCAGGAGGCAGATGTTGAaatcacaatattttaa
- the RIPOR3 gene encoding RIPOR family member 3 isoform X3 has translation MVTAMSVRVRFLSSGDTGAVGVVGRSASFAGFSSAQSRRIAKSIQRNSVRSRIPAKSSKMYGTLRKGSVCPDSNTQQVKKVFEALKRGLKEHLCVQQAELDYLSGRHKDTHRNSRLAFYYDLDKQTRSVERHVRKMEFHISKVDELYEGYCIQCRLRDGASNMQRAFSRCPPSRASRESLQELGRSLQECTEDMWLIEGALEVHLGEFHVRMKGLVGYARLCPGDQYEVLMRMGRQRWRLKGRIESDDSQTWDEEEKAFIPTLHENFEIKVIVVDITELGTIKLQLEVLWNPFDTESFLVSPSPTVKFSMGSRKGSLYNWTPPSTPSFRERYYLSVLQQPAPRATSILSYLSDSDLQGPGLCSQSQELPEMDSFSSEDPRDTETSTSASTSDVGFLPLAMGPNASIEEEAQEEPPPLGLLPAMAHLAGGSFVERPGWRDLGVESPSLPQGSPLHNHTMLGSLKDQDRETGDGVDEPGVNPERSLQEVLDLLRSTDPSQPRLRELEYQVLSFRDRLKPRGGRREHRSAESLMECILESFAFLNADFAPHELSLFGDPPDPRNDRTLPPPPSLRESPRELTAGTPELDVLLTVHLQVCKALLQKLASPHLSRMVQESLLEEAAQQKQVLETLSMLDFEKASKATSIEEIIPQAAWRKGCLKLWRGCTEPGGVLACPAATLLNQLKKTFLHRVRGKYPGQLEIVCRRLLEQVTSCGGLLPPGASPSEQQTVTWFQFHSYLQRQSVSDLEKHFAQLTKEVTLVEELQCKGQAKTVRKLQGKRLGQLQPLPQTLRAWALLLLDATPRVCRAASASLASAAKNKSFREKAVLFYTNALTEDDAKLQQAACMALKHLRGIESIDQIAGLCQSDLEAVRAAAREATLSFGEKGRFAFEKMDKLCSDQREEALCQEADVEITIF, from the exons GGAGCACCTGTGTGTCCAGCAGGCCGAGCTGGACTACCTGTCCGGACGCCACAAGGACACCCACAGGAATTCCAGACTG gcTTTCTATTACGACCTGGATAAG CAAACACGCTCTGTGGAAAGGCACGTCCGGAAGATGGAGTTTCACATCAGCAAG GTGGACGAACTCTATGAGGGCTACTGCATCCAGTGCCGCCTGCGAGATGGCGCCTCCAACATGCAGCGGGCCTTCTCCAGGTGCCCGCCCAGCCGTGCCTCCCGGGAGAGCCTGCAGGAGCTGGGCCGCAGCCTGCAGGAGTGCACCGAG GACATGTGGCTCATAGAGGGGGCCCTGGAGGTCCACCTGGGCGAGTTCCATGTCAGGATGAAAG GCTTGGTGGGCTATGCACGCCTCTGTCCAGGAGACCAATATGAG GTGCTCATGCGCATGGGCCGCCAGCGCTGGAGGCTGAAGGGCCGGATCGAGTCTGATGACAGCCAGACCTGGGATGAGGAGGAGAAGGCCTTCATCCCCACCCTGCACGAGAACTTCGAGATCAAG GTCATCGTGGTGGATATCACAGAGCTGGGCACCATCAAGCTGCAGCTGGAGGTGCTGTGGAA CCCGTTTGATACCGAGAGCTTCTTGGTGTCACCCAGCCCCACAGTCAAGTTCTCTATGGGCAGCAGGAAGGGCTCCTTATACAACTGGACGCCCCCGAGCACCCCCAGCTTCCGGGAGAGGTACTACCTG TCTGTCCTGCAGCAGCCAGCTCCGAGGGCCACCTCCATCCTCAGCTACCTGTCCGACAGCGACcttcagggccctggcctgtgCAGCCAGAGTCAGGAGCTGCCTGAAATGGACTCCTTCAGCTCTGAGGATCCCAGAGACACTGAGACCAGCACATCAGCATCCACCTCGGACGTGGGCTTCCTGCCCTTGGCCATGGGCCCCAACGCCTCCATCGAAGAGGAAGCCCAGGAGGAACCCCCGCCCCTGGGCCTCCTGCCAGCGATGGCCCACCTGGCAGGAGGCTCATTTGTGGAGCGGCCTGGCTGGAGGGACTTGGGAGTAGAAAGCCCCAGCCTGCCACAGGGCTCCCCACTCCACAACCATACAATGCTGGGCAGCCTGAAGGACCAGGACAGAGAAACTGGGGATGGAGTGGATGAACCTGGGGTGAACCCTGAGAGGTCCCTGCAGGAGGTCCTGGACTTACTGCGGAGCAccgacccctcccagccccggcTCCGGGAGCTGGAGTACCAGGTCCTCAGCTTCAGGGACCGGCTGAAG CCCCGCGGAGGCCGCCGGGAGCACAGGTCTGCCGAGAGCCTGATGGAATGCATCCTGGAGAGCTTCGCCTTCCTCAATGCCGACTTCGCCCCCCACGAGCTGTCCCTCTTTGGGGACCCCCCGGACCCCCG AAATGACAGGACCCTGCCTCCGCCGCCATCACTGAGAGAGTCACCCAGGGAGCTCACAGCTGGCACCCCCGAGctggacgtgctgctcacggtcCACCTCCAAGTCTGCAAGGCTCTGCTGCAG AAACTGGCCTCTCCTCATCTGTCGAGGATGGTGCAGGAAAGCCTTCTGGAAGAGGCTGCGCAGCAAAAGCAGGTTCTGGAAACCCTGTCTATGCTTGATTTTGAGAAGGCCAGCAAGGCGACATCCATTGAAGAGA TCATTCCGCAGGCCGCATGGAGGAAGGGCTGCCTGAAGCTGTGGAGGGGGTGCACGGAGCCCGGCGGGGTCCTGGCCTGTCCTGCCGCGACGCTGCTGAACCAGCTCAAGAAAACCTTCCTGCACAGAGTCCGGGGGAAGTACCCGGGACAGCTGGAAATAG TGTGCCGCAGGCTCCTGGAGCAGGTGACCAGCTGTGGCGGGCTGCTCCCCCCTGGAGCCAGCCCCTCCGAGCAACAGACTGTCACCTGGTTCCAGTTTCACAGCTACCTGCAGAGGCAAAGTGTCTCAGACCTGGAGAAGCACTTCGCTCAGCTCACCAAGGAAG TAACCCTTGTCGAGGAGCTGCAGTGCAAGGGGCAGGCCAAGACGGTCAGGAAGCTGCAGGGGAAGCGGCTGGGCCAgctgcagcccctgccccagaCGCTCAGGGCCTGGGCGCTGCTCCTGCTGGACGCGACTCCGAGGGTGTGCAGGGCGGCCAGTGCTTCCCTGGCCAGCGCGGCCAAGAACAAGAGCTTTCGGGAGAAG GCTGTGCTTTTCTACACCAACGCCCTGACCGAGGATGATGCAAAACTCCAGCAAGCTGCATGCATGGCACTGAAACATCTCAGG GGCATTGAAAGCATTGATCAGATTGCCGGCCTGTGCCAATCTGACCTGGAGGCCGTGCGAGCGGCAGCCCGAGAAGCCACACTGTCATTTG GAGAGAAAGGTCGCTTCGCTTTTGAGAAGATGGACAAACTTTGCTCAGACCAAAGAGAAGAAGCCCTTTGCCAGGAGGCAGATGTTGAaatcacaatattttaa